In one window of Haloprofundus halophilus DNA:
- a CDS encoding dihydroorotase, whose protein sequence is MLITHARLADGREVDVRTAGETIAAVEPAGSLSPDGDERELDADGRLLLPGAIDAHVHFREPGYAHKETWETGSKSAAAGGVTTVVDQPNTSPPTIDGDAFDEKAELAERSLVDYGISGGVTEEWDPDSLFDRPLFALGEVFLADSTGDMGIDADLFADAVVRAAEAGVTVSVHAEDAELFDESAKDEDAGGEGRDADADLWSAFRTAEAEAAAVERALDVGAESAASIHIAHTSTPEGVDAASEAGATCEVTPHHLLLSREDLSELGTYGRMNPPLRSEARREAVYERVADGTVDIVATDHAPHTREEKETDLWSAPSGVPGVETMLPLLLNEAREGRLTYERVRDLTAANPARIFDLPQKGAVEVGRDADLVLVDPDDPSEIRGDELHSNCEWTPFEGFSGVFPRVTTVRGRVVYDPEGETGALSSTFGDAAGANVRE, encoded by the coding sequence ATGCTCATCACGCACGCACGCCTCGCCGACGGCCGCGAGGTAGACGTCCGGACGGCCGGCGAGACCATCGCGGCGGTCGAGCCCGCGGGGTCGCTCTCGCCCGACGGCGACGAACGCGAACTCGACGCCGACGGCCGTCTGCTCCTCCCCGGTGCAATCGACGCACACGTCCACTTCCGCGAACCGGGGTACGCGCACAAGGAGACGTGGGAGACGGGGTCGAAGAGCGCCGCCGCCGGCGGCGTCACCACCGTCGTCGACCAGCCGAACACCAGTCCCCCGACCATCGACGGCGACGCCTTCGACGAGAAGGCCGAGTTGGCCGAGAGATCGCTCGTCGACTACGGCATCAGCGGCGGCGTCACGGAGGAGTGGGACCCCGACTCGCTGTTCGACCGCCCGCTGTTCGCGCTCGGCGAGGTGTTTCTCGCCGACTCGACCGGCGACATGGGTATCGACGCCGACCTCTTCGCAGACGCCGTCGTCCGCGCCGCCGAGGCCGGCGTGACCGTGAGCGTCCACGCCGAAGATGCTGAACTGTTCGACGAGAGCGCGAAGGACGAGGATGCCGGCGGCGAGGGCCGCGACGCCGACGCCGACCTGTGGAGCGCCTTTCGGACCGCGGAAGCCGAGGCCGCCGCCGTCGAACGCGCCCTCGACGTGGGTGCGGAGTCGGCCGCGTCGATTCACATCGCCCACACGAGCACGCCCGAGGGCGTCGACGCCGCGAGCGAGGCGGGCGCGACCTGCGAGGTGACGCCGCACCACCTGCTGCTGTCGCGCGAGGACCTCTCGGAGTTGGGCACCTACGGCCGGATGAATCCGCCCCTCAGGAGCGAGGCGCGCCGCGAAGCCGTCTACGAGCGCGTCGCCGACGGGACGGTCGATATCGTCGCCACCGACCACGCGCCGCACACCCGCGAGGAGAAGGAGACCGACCTCTGGAGCGCGCCCAGCGGCGTCCCGGGCGTCGAGACGATGCTGCCGCTGCTGCTGAACGAGGCCCGCGAGGGACGGCTGACGTACGAACGCGTCCGCGACCTCACCGCCGCGAACCCGGCGCGCATCTTCGACTTGCCGCAGAAGGGCGCGGTCGAAGTCGGCAGGGACGCCGACCTCGTGCTCGTCGACCCCGACGACCCGAGCGAGATACGCGGCGACGAACTCCACAGCAACTGCGAGTGGACCCCGTTCGAGGGCTTCTCGGGGGTGTTCCCGC